A genome region from Sphingobium sp. WTD-1 includes the following:
- a CDS encoding serine hydrolase, whose product MSSKDSRRVSSRLVLAVVALSACVGAPPQPGAQASSARPNNPPRQTVQPTTNTWPIKQVANPPAPYKDIDQREQPSPALVSVIQNLGQSFRGKVGIAVRRVNSDWTVAYNGNALFPQQSVSKLWVSMTFLDAVDRGKIRLADSTTITKKDLTLFHQPSAAMVGATGWTTTYSDLMRRAMTQSDNTANDTLLRAVGGPDAVRGYLARRHIANIRFGPGERLLQSTTAGLDWRQDYSIGRNFYAARAALPMSVRQKALDNYLASPPDGAAPASIVQALAKLKEGDMLSSASARLLMGIMEEAKTGPQRIKGGVPHSWTYLHKTGTGQDLPPRSTGFNDVGIMTAPDGTSYAVAVMIGSTTVSIPERWQLMQAVAKAVVANHEKR is encoded by the coding sequence ATGAGTTCGAAAGATAGCAGGCGCGTTTCGTCGCGCCTTGTGCTTGCGGTGGTTGCCTTGTCCGCCTGCGTCGGCGCGCCACCCCAGCCGGGTGCCCAGGCCAGTAGCGCGCGACCGAATAATCCGCCGCGCCAGACCGTGCAGCCCACGACCAACACCTGGCCGATCAAGCAGGTCGCCAATCCCCCCGCCCCCTACAAGGATATCGACCAGCGCGAGCAGCCCTCGCCCGCGCTTGTCAGCGTGATCCAGAATCTGGGCCAGAGCTTCCGGGGCAAGGTCGGCATCGCGGTGCGCCGGGTCAATTCGGACTGGACCGTCGCCTATAATGGCAATGCCCTGTTCCCGCAGCAAAGCGTGTCGAAACTGTGGGTATCGATGACCTTCCTCGACGCGGTCGATCGCGGCAAGATCCGCCTGGCGGATTCGACCACCATCACGAAGAAAGATCTGACCCTGTTCCACCAGCCGAGCGCGGCGATGGTGGGTGCGACCGGCTGGACCACAACCTATTCCGACCTGATGCGCCGCGCGATGACGCAGAGCGACAATACCGCCAACGACACGCTGCTGCGCGCCGTCGGCGGGCCGGACGCGGTGCGCGGCTATCTGGCACGCCGCCACATCGCCAATATCCGCTTTGGTCCGGGCGAACGCCTGCTGCAATCGACCACCGCCGGCCTCGACTGGCGGCAGGATTATTCGATCGGCCGCAATTTCTACGCCGCCCGCGCCGCGCTCCCCATGTCGGTCCGGCAGAAGGCGCTCGACAATTATCTCGCCAGCCCGCCCGATGGCGCCGCGCCGGCGTCGATCGTGCAGGCGCTGGCCAAGCTCAAGGAAGGCGACATGCTGTCCTCAGCCTCCGCGCGCCTCCTGATGGGGATCATGGAAGAAGCCAAGACCGGGCCACAGCGGATCAAGGGCGGTGTTCCCCATAGCTGGACCTATCTGCACAAAACCGGCACCGGACAGGATCTGCCGCCACGATCGACCGGCTTCAACGATGTCGGGATCATGACCGCGCCGGACGGCACCAGCTATGCCGTGGCGGTGATGATCGGCAGCACGACGGTGTCGATCCCGGAACGCTGGCAGCTGATGCAGGCCGTCGCGAAGGCCGTGGTCGCCAATCACGAGAAGCGCTGA
- a CDS encoding alpha/beta hydrolase has product MTDGLMDRRGLLCGAGALAAGWAMPALAADFASRRIMVTVRGSGRDVLLIPGLASGPGIWNGVTGQMPGYRWHLVHVRGFAGLAADANGSGPVVQPVADEIARYIAAAGLRRPAVVGHSMGGTLAMMQGLKGLASRVMVVDMLPAGAAMVGGTANGMGYLADQLSQYFTGTAAGRRYLAQIVAQAPGAEGSNPEVIATALRDLANTDLGPQLGRIGVPMSVVYAVGADQAQSVEITRRFRAAYAAKKDAKLMPIGPSGHVVMADQPTRFNAALGNFLKGV; this is encoded by the coding sequence ATGACGGATGGACTGATGGATCGACGCGGCCTGCTCTGCGGCGCGGGCGCACTGGCGGCAGGGTGGGCGATGCCGGCACTGGCGGCGGATTTTGCCTCGCGCCGGATCATGGTGACGGTGCGCGGCAGCGGCCGGGACGTGCTGCTGATTCCCGGCCTTGCCAGTGGTCCGGGCATCTGGAACGGCGTGACGGGGCAGATGCCCGGCTATCGCTGGCATCTGGTCCATGTCCGCGGCTTTGCTGGCCTTGCTGCCGACGCCAATGGCAGCGGGCCGGTGGTGCAGCCGGTGGCGGACGAGATTGCCCGCTATATCGCTGCCGCCGGATTGCGGCGGCCGGCGGTGGTCGGGCACAGCATGGGCGGCACGCTGGCGATGATGCAGGGCCTCAAAGGCCTCGCCAGCCGGGTGATGGTGGTCGACATGCTGCCCGCCGGCGCGGCGATGGTCGGCGGCACCGCCAATGGCATGGGCTATCTGGCCGACCAGCTCAGCCAATATTTCACCGGCACGGCGGCCGGGCGCCGCTACCTCGCCCAGATCGTCGCGCAGGCGCCGGGGGCGGAGGGCAGCAATCCGGAGGTGATCGCCACCGCGCTGCGCGACCTGGCCAATACCGATCTTGGCCCGCAACTCGGCCGGATCGGGGTGCCGATGTCGGTGGTCTATGCCGTCGGCGCGGACCAGGCCCAGTCGGTCGAGATCACCCGCCGCTTCCGGGCCGCCTATGCGGCCAAGAAGGACGCGAAGCTGATGCCGATCGGGCCGAGCGGCCATGTCGTGATGGCCGACCAGCCGACCCGGTTCAACGCGGCGCTGGGCAATTTCCTCAAGGGCGTTTGA
- the nadB gene encoding L-aspartate oxidase, translated as MPTITHDVVIIGSGAAGLTAAINLAQDRKVVVLAKGALDGGSTNWAQGGIAAVLDAGDSFAAHVHDTMVAGAGLNDQDTVEFVVSEAPAAIERLAALGVPFNPNEEGDGDEFGERWHLTREGGHSHRRIVHVDDATGHAVQVALLKAARANPNITLVEDMVAVDLITSRHGERYSGDGHVWGVYAFNKQTGHVDAILGRATILCTGGAGRTYLFSTAPRGATGDGIAMAWRAGCRVSNMEMNQFHPTCLYNLEVKNFLITEAVRGEGGHLKLPPGVPGGGERFMPRFDARAELAPRDVVARAIDHEIKRLGLDYVHLDISHKPPEFVKQHFPTIYARLLDLDIDITKEPIPVVPAQHYTCGGVIIDLDGRTDLPGLYAAGEVTESGLHGANRLASNSLLECFVFGEAAAKHIRAHWDELPAPPPIRPWDESRVTNSDEEVIVQHNWKEIRRFMWDYVGIVRTTKRLERAQHRIDLLSKEVDEYYGNFRVTPDLIELRNLLEVARLVVRSALHRKESRGLHYTLDYPETLAQAVDTVLAP; from the coding sequence ATGCCCACCATCACCCATGACGTCGTCATCATCGGTTCCGGCGCGGCCGGGCTGACAGCCGCCATCAACCTCGCGCAGGACCGCAAGGTGGTGGTGCTGGCCAAGGGGGCGCTGGATGGCGGGTCGACCAACTGGGCGCAGGGCGGCATTGCCGCGGTACTCGACGCGGGTGACAGTTTCGCGGCCCATGTCCATGACACGATGGTCGCGGGCGCCGGCCTCAACGATCAGGACACGGTCGAGTTTGTCGTCTCCGAAGCCCCCGCCGCGATCGAGCGGCTGGCGGCACTGGGCGTGCCCTTCAATCCCAATGAAGAGGGGGATGGCGACGAGTTCGGCGAACGCTGGCACCTGACCCGCGAGGGTGGCCACAGCCATCGCCGCATCGTTCATGTCGACGACGCCACCGGCCATGCCGTGCAGGTCGCGCTGCTCAAGGCCGCGCGCGCCAATCCCAACATCACCCTGGTGGAGGATATGGTCGCGGTCGACCTCATCACCTCGCGCCATGGCGAGCGCTATTCGGGCGACGGCCATGTCTGGGGCGTCTATGCCTTCAACAAGCAGACCGGCCATGTCGACGCCATCCTTGGCCGCGCGACCATCCTCTGCACCGGCGGCGCAGGCCGCACCTATCTCTTCTCCACCGCGCCGCGTGGCGCGACCGGCGACGGCATCGCCATGGCCTGGCGCGCGGGCTGCCGCGTGTCGAATATGGAGATGAACCAGTTCCACCCCACCTGCCTCTATAATCTGGAGGTCAAGAATTTCCTGATTACCGAGGCGGTGCGCGGCGAAGGCGGCCACCTGAAGCTCCCGCCCGGCGTGCCCGGCGGTGGCGAGCGCTTCATGCCCCGCTTCGACGCCCGCGCCGAACTGGCGCCGCGCGACGTGGTTGCCCGCGCTATCGACCATGAGATCAAGCGCCTCGGTCTCGACTATGTCCATCTCGACATCAGCCACAAGCCGCCCGAGTTCGTGAAGCAGCATTTCCCGACCATCTATGCCCGGCTGCTCGATCTCGACATCGACATCACCAAGGAACCAATCCCGGTCGTCCCGGCGCAGCATTATACCTGCGGCGGCGTCATCATCGACCTGGATGGCCGCACCGACCTGCCCGGCCTCTATGCCGCCGGCGAAGTGACCGAAAGCGGCCTGCACGGCGCCAATCGCCTCGCCTCCAACTCGCTGCTCGAATGTTTCGTCTTCGGCGAGGCTGCGGCCAAGCATATCCGCGCCCATTGGGACGAACTGCCCGCCCCGCCGCCGATCCGGCCGTGGGACGAAAGCCGCGTCACCAACAGCGACGAGGAAGTCATCGTCCAGCACAACTGGAAGGAAATCCGCCGCTTCATGTGGGACTATGTCGGCATCGTCCGCACCACCAAGCGGCTGGAGCGCGCCCAGCATCGCATCGACCTGCTGTCGAAGGAAGTCGATGAATATTACGGCAATTTCCGGGTCACGCCGGACCTGATCGAACTGCGCAACCTGCTGGAAGTCGCCCGGCTGGTGGTCCGCTCGGCGCTCCATCGCAAGGAAAGCCGGGGCCTCCACTACACGCTCGACTATCCCGAGACGCTGGCGCAAGCGGTCGACACGGTCCTGGCGCCCTGA
- a CDS encoding ABC transporter ATP-binding protein — protein MTDQPAQAAIEIRDLTKVYKGGKRALDGINLTIPRGQIYGLLGPNGAGKSTTINILAGLVNKTSGSASIWGFDIDANPRNAKNSIGIVPQEIVFDPFFTPFETLENQAGYYGVPKDRRRSMELLRAVHLEDKANAYARTLSGGMKRRLLVAKAMVHSPPILVLDEPTAGVDVQLRQQLWAYVKELNAMGVTIVLTTHYLEEAEELCDRIGIINHGRVITDKPTRELIAMAQEKVVQVTVDRDIATPPSDPSFEKVELTDERTLTITYMKNRANAGQVLSAVQAGGLAIVDVVTRDPDLEDVFLNLTAAA, from the coding sequence CGACCTGACCAAGGTCTATAAGGGCGGCAAGCGCGCGCTCGACGGGATCAACCTCACCATCCCGCGCGGCCAGATCTATGGCCTGCTCGGCCCCAATGGCGCGGGCAAGTCGACCACGATCAACATCCTCGCCGGCCTCGTCAACAAGACCAGCGGATCGGCGAGCATCTGGGGCTTCGACATCGACGCCAATCCGCGCAATGCCAAGAACAGCATCGGCATCGTGCCGCAGGAGATCGTGTTCGATCCCTTCTTCACCCCGTTCGAGACGCTGGAGAACCAGGCCGGCTATTATGGCGTGCCCAAGGACAGGCGCCGCTCGATGGAACTGCTGCGCGCGGTCCATCTGGAGGACAAGGCCAATGCCTATGCCCGCACCCTGTCGGGCGGCATGAAGCGCCGGCTGCTGGTGGCCAAGGCGATGGTCCATTCGCCGCCGATCCTGGTGCTGGACGAACCCACCGCCGGCGTCGACGTGCAACTGCGCCAGCAGCTCTGGGCCTATGTGAAGGAACTCAACGCCATGGGGGTGACGATCGTCCTCACCACCCATTATCTCGAAGAGGCCGAGGAGCTGTGCGACCGCATCGGCATCATCAACCATGGCCGGGTCATCACCGACAAGCCGACCCGCGAGCTGATCGCGATGGCGCAGGAAAAGGTGGTGCAGGTGACGGTCGACCGCGACATCGCCACGCCGCCCAGCGACCCCAGCTTCGAGAAGGTCGAACTGACCGACGAGCGCACCCTCACCATAACCTATATGAAGAACCGCGCCAATGCGGGCCAGGTGCTGAGCGCGGTGCAGGCCGGCGGCCTCGCAATCGTCGACGTGGTAACCCGCGACCCCGACCTGGAGGATGTCTTCCTCAACCTGACGGCGGCGGCGTGA